A portion of the Sphingobacterium spiritivorum genome contains these proteins:
- a CDS encoding carboxypeptidase regulatory-like domain-containing protein, which yields MKLLLLGLSMLMYHLSFAQSSGLISGTVHNAEDKILEKATVSVLNKKDSTVVSYTLTDEKGNFRLVKLPVERELLLYISHISGQPFQQTLSLKDHEARNMGVLKLSENLLEEVNITSAPPIRMSKDTLEYNTAYFKTRPNANVEELLKQLPGLQVNMDGTIYYQGKEVSSVKVNGKDFFATDLKIATRNLDASLIKTVQVYRDKGESKRIVENEERLPVTINLKFKKDFLKADFGKVYGSGGTRKRYEAGGLFNTFRDTLQLSFIGFGNNINRQSFDYGELQQHAGLGRAENYGFDNFGGRNYWGIGNDVAGGFNLNNDWGRKTKLNFMYMLSYNNNDSENRNSSTSLYDGEKQLGTYFSEAQSKAWKHNIKTLLRHRFDTTAYFEFTPRLQLENTKNKNSSIGENSTESAMLNRSENNSNRDQKQLTYEHGFFIEKQITPNHVVSFRNNLNINSGQNDNINEQIAHIYQQNNGAARNIWQNMNAKRKSDSFGNSFNYGNKTIKKLNFELYFTFNTSRSRSTESLLINKDNTGTVRATELENNYRYRDQDYISGVKFFWKPVDKLSVNFGTAYQTKKNYFDFLEIAPDINKKQSYWLPNISVRYKELELSWSKDLEGPETQQIVVQRRDQDPLYTVLPSLNFDNTERQDFRLSYNKYAQKYQMGINGGFNSKNRSVGYKSWRENETGHYTMQAFQSGKVSGANAAFYLRYNILNGKKWQLYFSQNSNSYSYQNYSTINDIDNKSTTWSSTFTQELSLMWNNLIGISPKYSFSTNRNFNTVKNNPDFIESQYKTHTFGMGLNINPIKGFSLESSYSLENRASGLNARQNFNILNASVFYNINSQSQIKLSGFDILNQNSSNYWGTQGNTTYYVNSIVLRQYFLLGYVHKFNLIKVKD from the coding sequence ATGAAATTATTGCTACTCGGGCTTTCTATGCTTATGTATCATCTTTCCTTTGCTCAATCTTCCGGATTAATTTCCGGTACTGTACACAATGCTGAAGACAAGATTTTGGAAAAAGCTACTGTAAGTGTTCTTAACAAAAAAGATTCAACTGTAGTTTCTTATACACTGACTGATGAAAAGGGAAATTTTCGTCTGGTTAAACTTCCGGTGGAACGGGAGCTTCTACTTTATATTTCACACATATCCGGACAACCTTTTCAACAGACACTTTCTCTTAAAGATCATGAAGCAAGGAATATGGGCGTTCTCAAACTATCCGAAAACTTGCTGGAAGAAGTCAATATCACGAGTGCCCCTCCTATCCGCATGTCAAAAGACACGTTGGAATATAATACGGCCTATTTCAAAACAAGACCCAATGCCAATGTAGAAGAACTACTGAAGCAGCTTCCGGGGCTTCAGGTGAATATGGATGGCACTATTTACTATCAGGGAAAAGAGGTGTCTTCTGTCAAAGTAAATGGAAAGGATTTTTTTGCCACGGATTTAAAAATCGCTACTAGAAATCTTGATGCTTCTCTTATCAAAACGGTACAGGTGTACAGAGATAAGGGAGAATCAAAGCGAATCGTTGAAAATGAGGAACGTCTTCCTGTAACGATCAATCTTAAGTTTAAAAAAGATTTTCTGAAAGCAGATTTTGGTAAAGTTTACGGCAGTGGCGGCACCCGTAAGCGATATGAGGCCGGGGGCTTGTTTAATACCTTCAGAGATACCTTACAATTGAGTTTTATAGGATTCGGCAATAATATCAACAGACAAAGTTTTGACTATGGCGAACTGCAGCAGCATGCAGGACTTGGAAGAGCGGAGAATTACGGGTTTGATAATTTCGGAGGACGGAATTACTGGGGTATAGGTAATGACGTTGCGGGCGGATTCAATCTCAATAATGACTGGGGAAGGAAAACAAAACTCAATTTCATGTATATGCTGTCCTACAACAATAATGACAGCGAAAACAGGAATAGCAGTACCTCTCTTTATGACGGAGAGAAGCAATTAGGCACATATTTCTCTGAAGCACAAAGCAAAGCATGGAAACACAATATCAAGACCTTGCTTCGGCATCGTTTTGACACAACGGCATATTTTGAATTTACACCTCGTCTGCAATTAGAAAACACTAAAAACAAGAATAGCAGTATCGGAGAAAACAGCACAGAATCCGCTATGCTCAACAGGAGTGAAAACAATAGTAATAGAGACCAGAAACAACTAACCTATGAACATGGATTTTTTATTGAAAAGCAAATAACACCAAATCATGTTGTTTCATTCAGAAATAATCTCAACATCAATAGTGGTCAAAATGATAATATCAATGAGCAAATCGCTCATATATACCAACAGAATAATGGGGCTGCACGCAACATATGGCAGAATATGAATGCAAAGAGAAAATCAGATAGTTTTGGAAACTCTTTCAATTATGGAAATAAGACTATAAAAAAGCTCAATTTCGAACTTTATTTTACATTTAATACCTCCCGTAGCCGTTCTACAGAATCACTTCTGATTAACAAAGATAATACCGGGACTGTACGGGCCACTGAACTTGAAAATAATTACAGATACAGGGATCAGGATTATATATCGGGAGTAAAGTTCTTTTGGAAACCTGTAGATAAGTTGTCCGTCAATTTCGGAACAGCTTATCAGACTAAAAAGAATTATTTTGACTTCCTGGAAATAGCACCGGATATCAATAAAAAACAAAGCTATTGGTTGCCTAATATTTCTGTACGGTATAAAGAACTGGAACTATCATGGTCTAAAGATCTGGAAGGTCCGGAGACACAACAAATCGTCGTCCAGCGCAGAGATCAGGATCCGTTGTATACCGTATTGCCATCTCTTAATTTCGATAATACAGAACGTCAGGATTTCAGATTAAGCTATAATAAATATGCACAGAAATATCAAATGGGAATCAATGGCGGATTTAACTCTAAGAACAGAAGCGTTGGATACAAAAGCTGGCGGGAGAATGAAACCGGACACTATACCATGCAGGCATTTCAGTCTGGTAAAGTCAGTGGAGCAAATGCTGCTTTCTACCTGCGTTATAATATATTGAACGGCAAAAAATGGCAACTTTATTTTTCTCAAAACTCGAATAGTTACAGTTATCAGAATTACTCTACCATCAATGATATCGATAATAAATCTACAACCTGGTCCAGCACCTTCACACAGGAATTATCTTTGATGTGGAACAATCTGATAGGGATATCTCCGAAATATTCTTTCTCTACCAACCGAAACTTTAATACTGTCAAAAATAATCCGGATTTTATTGAAAGTCAGTACAAGACACATACTTTTGGCATGGGTTTAAATATTAATCCGATAAAAGGGTTTTCTCTGGAATCCAGTTATTCGCTTGAAAACAGAGCAAGCGGTCTGAATGCACGACAAAATTTTAATATCCTGAACGCTTCGGTTTTCTATAATATCAATAGCCAGTCACAGATCAAATTATCGGGTTTTGATATACTCAATCAAAATAGCAGCAACTATTGGGGGACACAGGGCAATACGACCTATTATGTAAATTCAATTGTATTACGGCAGTACTTTTTATTAGGGTATGTTCATAAATTTAATCTGATAAAGGTAAAAGATTAA
- a CDS encoding DnaJ C-terminal domain-containing protein: MAFVDYYNILGLDKSASQDDIKKAYRKLARKYHPDLNPNDETAKQKFQEINEANEVLTDPEKRKKYDQYGENWKHGEEYEKAQQQYRRSSGAGNPFAGGGSDSNAYSGNFDDSQFSDFFEQMFGSRRGGGRQSTFKGQDFNAELHLTLQQAYTTHQQTFTVNGQNIRITIHAGVEDGQKIKLKGHGSEGINGGPKGDLYITFTVDKDQRFRREGNDLYTNLDIDLYTAILGGEATLDTFGGKVKLKIKPETQNGAKMRLKGKGFPVYRKEDQFGDLYVTINVQIPTQLSEEEKALFKQLAELKK, from the coding sequence ATGGCATTTGTAGATTATTATAACATATTGGGGCTGGATAAGTCCGCTTCTCAGGATGATATAAAAAAAGCTTACCGCAAACTTGCCCGGAAGTACCATCCTGATCTCAATCCGAATGATGAAACAGCAAAACAAAAATTTCAGGAAATCAATGAAGCAAATGAAGTGCTTACAGATCCTGAAAAACGTAAAAAGTATGATCAGTACGGAGAGAACTGGAAACATGGGGAAGAATATGAGAAAGCTCAGCAACAATACAGACGGAGTTCCGGGGCAGGCAACCCATTTGCCGGAGGAGGCAGTGATTCAAATGCATACTCCGGAAACTTTGATGACAGTCAGTTTTCCGATTTTTTCGAGCAAATGTTTGGAAGCCGTCGTGGCGGAGGAAGACAAAGTACATTCAAAGGTCAGGATTTTAATGCGGAGTTACACCTCACCTTACAGCAAGCTTATACTACGCATCAGCAGACTTTTACGGTCAACGGGCAGAATATCCGGATCACGATCCACGCTGGTGTAGAAGACGGGCAGAAGATAAAATTAAAAGGACACGGCAGCGAAGGAATAAACGGAGGACCTAAAGGAGATCTCTATATTACATTTACGGTGGATAAGGATCAACGATTCAGAAGAGAAGGAAATGATCTGTATACGAATCTGGATATCGATCTTTACACCGCTATTTTAGGTGGAGAAGCAACTCTGGATACCTTCGGAGGTAAGGTTAAACTTAAAATCAAACCTGAAACACAGAACGGAGCCAAGATGCGCTTAAAGGGTAAAGGATTTCCGGTCTATAGAAAAGAGGATCAGTTCGGAGATCTGTATGTTACGATCAATGTACAAATCCCGACACAGCTCTCTGAAGAAGAGAAAGCACTATTCAAACAATTAGCTGAACTAAAAAAGTAA
- a CDS encoding chaperone modulator CbpM has translation METTKIKIIDFCHSRKVEASFIQILRDSELIHITVEHNVEYVDEDELRNLERFAALYYDLDVNPQGIEVAHHLLQKVERLQEELRLLQAKMRSLEQG, from the coding sequence ATGGAAACTACAAAAATTAAGATAATAGACTTTTGTCATTCCAGAAAGGTGGAGGCATCTTTTATTCAGATACTAAGGGATAGCGAATTGATCCATATTACTGTAGAACATAATGTAGAATACGTAGATGAGGACGAGTTGAGAAATCTGGAACGCTTTGCTGCATTATATTATGATCTGGATGTCAATCCTCAAGGGATAGAAGTCGCACACCATTTGTTGCAGAAGGTAGAACGTCTGCAGGAAGAATTACGTCTGCTACAGGCTAAAATGAGAAGTCTGGAACAGGGATAA
- a CDS encoding alpha/beta hydrolase — MKHMRSFFVLLFILLTATVSAQSDFPRDTSFTLNSAYQKDRKKFPDIRTVAEYQGDDIRTQKNILYKEIGDRKLLLDMYAPTKQNRKYPCVIMIHGGGWRSGDKDMMAGFASYLSLRGYVVLSVGYRLSLEAKYPAAVDDIQDAIAWARKHADQYQIDKRKIVTLGTSSGGQLASLLGTNNHTDKRKQVQATVNIDGVLAFHHPESAEGEVAALWLGGKYEEVPKVWEQASALYQVSKRTAPVLFMNSSFPRFHAGRDDMILKLKKYGTDAEVCTFDPSPHTFWFYEPWFTPMLEKIDHFLNRVL, encoded by the coding sequence ATGAAGCATATGCGTAGTTTCTTCGTTCTTCTGTTTATTCTGCTGACAGCTACTGTATCAGCTCAATCTGATTTCCCGCGCGATACCAGTTTTACACTTAACAGTGCTTATCAGAAGGATCGGAAAAAATTTCCGGATATCCGTACAGTTGCCGAATACCAAGGAGACGATATCCGGACTCAAAAAAATATTCTTTACAAAGAAATAGGAGACAGAAAACTTCTGTTGGATATGTATGCTCCCACTAAGCAGAATCGGAAATATCCTTGTGTCATTATGATTCATGGCGGAGGCTGGCGTTCGGGTGATAAAGATATGATGGCCGGCTTTGCTTCTTACCTTTCTCTTCGGGGATATGTAGTGCTCAGTGTCGGATACAGATTATCTCTGGAGGCAAAGTATCCTGCAGCGGTGGATGATATACAAGATGCGATTGCATGGGCCAGGAAGCATGCAGACCAATACCAGATTGATAAACGAAAAATAGTAACACTGGGTACATCTTCAGGCGGACAGCTCGCCAGTTTGCTGGGTACTAATAATCATACGGATAAGCGCAAGCAGGTTCAGGCTACTGTGAATATTGACGGTGTATTAGCTTTTCATCATCCCGAATCTGCTGAAGGTGAAGTCGCGGCCTTATGGCTTGGAGGTAAATATGAAGAGGTCCCTAAAGTTTGGGAGCAGGCATCGGCTCTGTACCAGGTCAGTAAAAGAACCGCTCCGGTGTTATTTATGAATAGTTCCTTTCCCCGGTTTCATGCCGGAAGGGATGATATGATCCTGAAGCTGAAAAAATACGGGACAGATGCTGAAGTCTGTACCTTTGATCCTTCGCCCCATACTTTTTGGTTTTATGAGCCCTGGTTTACTCCAATGCTGGAAAAAATAGATCACTTTCTGAATCGGGTACTATAA
- a CDS encoding pectinesterase family protein, translating to MKTKITIWFLLLYTTVFAQQPLKLTVAQQGTADFRTIQEAVYAVRDHFEQPVQIFVRNGIYREKLIIPAWKRYIHIVGESREGTIIRYDDFSGKDNPDKTTGLDKINTYLSYTVLVQGNDTRLENLTIENTAGPVGQAVALHLEADRVAVKNCSISGWQDSFYLAKDGTRNYVEDCYISGSTDFIFGAATAFFKNCVIESRSNSYITAASTTQQSAFGFIFQDCKLITKDKAVTKVYLGRPWRPYAKTVFIRCELGEHITAKGWDPWNGDKMFPDKYKTATYIEMANYGAGAADLSGRVTWSRQWRKYNNKDYALQKVFGDWDPLKNQ from the coding sequence ATGAAGACTAAGATCACAATATGGTTTCTGCTGTTGTATACAACAGTGTTTGCGCAGCAACCCCTGAAACTTACAGTTGCACAGCAAGGTACGGCTGATTTCAGGACAATACAGGAAGCCGTTTATGCGGTAAGAGACCATTTTGAACAACCCGTACAGATATTTGTAAGGAACGGTATTTATCGCGAGAAACTGATTATTCCGGCGTGGAAACGTTATATCCATATCGTGGGAGAGAGCAGAGAAGGAACGATTATCCGGTATGATGATTTTTCAGGAAAGGACAATCCTGACAAGACAACAGGTCTGGATAAGATAAATACTTACCTGTCTTATACAGTTCTGGTACAGGGTAATGATACGAGACTGGAAAATCTGACCATTGAAAATACTGCAGGCCCAGTAGGTCAGGCAGTGGCTTTACACCTGGAAGCGGACAGAGTGGCCGTCAAAAACTGCAGTATATCAGGGTGGCAGGATTCTTTTTATCTGGCGAAAGATGGTACACGAAATTATGTGGAGGACTGCTATATCTCCGGATCGACCGATTTTATTTTTGGAGCTGCCACTGCCTTTTTTAAAAACTGTGTTATTGAGAGCCGGAGCAATTCATATATCACTGCTGCATCTACGACCCAACAATCGGCATTTGGATTTATATTCCAAGATTGTAAACTGATAACCAAAGATAAAGCGGTAACTAAAGTGTATCTGGGCAGACCATGGCGACCTTATGCCAAAACAGTGTTTATCCGGTGTGAACTGGGGGAGCATATAACAGCTAAAGGCTGGGATCCCTGGAACGGAGATAAAATGTTTCCGGACAAATATAAGACAGCCACTTACATCGAGATGGCTAATTATGGTGCCGGCGCCGCAGATCTTTCGGGGCGTGTAACATGGAGCCGGCAATGGAGGAAGTACAATAATAAGGATTATGCTCTCCAAAAAGTTTTCGGGGACTGGGATCCATTAAAAAATCAATAA
- a CDS encoding glycoside hydrolase 43 family protein: MSFLLFSISSLTHFAYAQQPKGSPSSVWVADLGDGYYQNPILNADYSDPDAIRVGDDFYMIASSFNHVPGIPLLHSKDLVNWTILTHVLPQQQPYDVFQKVQHGNGVWAPAIRHYNNEFYIYYPDPDYGIYMVKAKDAAGPWSEPVLVFEGKGLIDPCPFRDEDGQHYLAFAYAGSRAGLKSVLAIARMNEAGTAVLDRGVIVYDGHKLDPTIEGPKVYKRNGYYYLFAPAGGVSTGWQLVLRSKDIYGPYERKVVMHQGNTPVNGPHQGAWIDTQSGEDWFVHFQDKDAYGRVVHLQPMKWVNDWPVIGTDKNGTGTGEPVMKFRKPNVGKTYPVATPAESDEFETTLLGKQWQWQANPDGSWLMPSDAGHLKLYTVNVPSSYKNLLDVPNILTQKMPADEFMVTTKLKLIPNEKLKNERAGFTVLGENYSTLFIRQSAEGPALYYAKCTNGLKSGTEQEKLLTKVEKEQYVYLRVEVRKGAVCNWSYSLDGQKFTAIEDKFVAKPGRWIGATLGLYAIRDQQINDSGYADVDWLRIEKLR; this comes from the coding sequence ATTTCATTCTTGCTGTTTAGTATTAGCTCCTTAACTCATTTTGCTTATGCCCAACAACCAAAGGGCTCACCTTCCAGTGTCTGGGTAGCTGATCTTGGAGATGGCTATTACCAAAATCCAATTTTGAATGCAGACTATTCCGACCCTGATGCAATTCGTGTAGGAGATGATTTTTATATGATAGCTTCCAGTTTCAATCATGTACCGGGGATTCCGTTATTGCATTCGAAGGATTTGGTTAACTGGACTATCTTAACACATGTCCTTCCGCAACAGCAACCTTATGATGTATTTCAGAAAGTGCAGCATGGGAACGGGGTGTGGGCTCCGGCTATCCGTCATTATAATAATGAATTTTATATCTATTATCCAGATCCTGACTATGGTATATATATGGTGAAAGCAAAAGATGCTGCAGGGCCGTGGTCTGAACCTGTTCTGGTATTTGAAGGAAAGGGACTTATCGATCCCTGTCCCTTCCGTGATGAAGACGGACAGCATTACCTTGCTTTCGCTTATGCGGGCAGTCGTGCCGGATTGAAAAGTGTCTTGGCTATAGCACGTATGAATGAAGCAGGGACAGCGGTATTGGACAGGGGAGTGATTGTATATGACGGGCATAAACTGGATCCGACAATTGAAGGACCTAAAGTATATAAGCGTAACGGGTATTATTACCTTTTTGCTCCCGCGGGCGGAGTTTCTACAGGCTGGCAGCTGGTACTCCGGTCTAAGGATATTTATGGACCATATGAGCGTAAAGTAGTCATGCATCAGGGAAATACGCCAGTCAACGGACCTCATCAGGGCGCATGGATAGATACACAAAGCGGAGAAGACTGGTTTGTACATTTTCAAGATAAAGATGCCTATGGACGTGTCGTACATTTACAACCTATGAAGTGGGTGAATGACTGGCCTGTCATTGGCACAGATAAAAATGGGACAGGAACAGGCGAACCTGTAATGAAGTTCAGAAAGCCGAACGTAGGGAAGACTTATCCTGTAGCAACTCCTGCTGAATCTGATGAGTTTGAAACAACTTTATTGGGTAAACAGTGGCAATGGCAGGCAAATCCGGACGGAAGCTGGCTAATGCCAAGTGATGCCGGACATCTCAAATTGTATACGGTAAATGTACCCTCTTCGTATAAGAATTTACTGGATGTACCAAATATCCTTACACAGAAAATGCCTGCAGATGAATTCATGGTTACGACAAAGCTAAAGCTTATTCCTAATGAAAAATTAAAGAATGAAAGAGCAGGTTTCACAGTATTGGGAGAAAATTATTCAACCCTGTTTATCCGGCAATCGGCTGAGGGACCTGCGCTTTACTATGCAAAATGTACAAACGGATTGAAATCGGGAACGGAACAGGAAAAGCTATTGACTAAAGTGGAGAAGGAACAATATGTTTATCTTCGGGTAGAAGTCCGGAAAGGGGCTGTCTGTAATTGGTCATATAGTCTGGACGGGCAGAAATTTACAGCGATAGAGGATAAGTTTGTGGCTAAACCCGGGCGATGGATAGGAGCGACTCTCGGTCTGTACGCTATTCGTGATCAGCAGATCAACGACAGCGGATATGCAGATGTAGATTGGCTGCGGATAGAAAAACTCAGATAA
- a CDS encoding pectinesterase family protein — protein MRNLVLFTVILFTGLQYAVARSYDYSVAQDGSGQFKTVQEALNAVPDFRKTVTTIYIKNGIYKEKLILAGSKQNVRLIGEQVDKTILTYEDFAQRKNTFGEEKGTSGSSSVYLYGDGFVAENITFQNSAGPVGQAVAVWVASDRAVFSNCRFLGFQDTLYTYGKGSRQYYYNCYIEGTVDYIFGSSTAWFEECELHCKNSGYITAASTPDTVAYGYVFNKCHITGDKDTKRFYLGRPWRPYAKVIFMNSQLPAFIAAEGWHNWGKESNEQTVYYAEYNNTGTGSLSQNRVKWSHQLSEDEARKVTLEAVFKDWNPLLSLR, from the coding sequence ATGAGGAATTTAGTGCTTTTTACGGTTATACTATTTACGGGACTTCAATATGCTGTTGCCCGATCCTATGATTATAGTGTTGCACAGGATGGCAGCGGACAGTTCAAAACAGTACAAGAAGCTTTGAATGCCGTACCTGATTTTCGCAAGACAGTCACCACTATCTATATCAAAAACGGGATTTATAAAGAAAAACTCATTCTGGCCGGATCAAAACAAAATGTCAGACTAATCGGTGAACAGGTAGATAAGACCATATTGACTTACGAAGACTTTGCGCAACGTAAAAATACATTTGGAGAAGAAAAGGGGACTTCGGGCTCTTCGAGTGTATACCTGTACGGAGATGGATTTGTAGCAGAGAATATTACTTTTCAGAATTCTGCCGGCCCGGTTGGCCAGGCGGTAGCGGTATGGGTAGCCAGTGACCGTGCGGTTTTTTCAAACTGTCGTTTTTTAGGTTTTCAGGATACGCTCTACACCTATGGCAAAGGTAGCCGGCAGTATTACTACAACTGCTATATAGAAGGAACTGTAGATTATATCTTCGGATCTTCTACAGCCTGGTTTGAAGAATGTGAACTGCACTGCAAAAACAGCGGATATATCACTGCTGCTTCTACTCCTGATACAGTTGCCTATGGATATGTTTTCAACAAATGCCATATTACGGGCGACAAGGATACCAAACGTTTTTATCTGGGACGCCCATGGAGACCTTATGCCAAAGTTATTTTTATGAATAGCCAGCTGCCGGCTTTTATTGCAGCAGAAGGCTGGCACAATTGGGGTAAGGAAAGTAATGAACAAACCGTGTATTACGCAGAATATAATAATACAGGTACAGGAAGTTTGTCACAAAACAGAGTCAAATGGTCACACCAACTCTCTGAAGATGAAGCCCGAAAAGTAACTTTAGAGGCTGTTTTTAAAGATTGGAACCCTTTATTGTCTCTCCGGTAG
- a CDS encoding glycoside hydrolase family 28 protein, whose amino-acid sequence MNKPVIYLGYHMMIQIKTIVLGLKFALLGWFTLSSYDSAQAQTAPSLPSIKQVNIKADTISIVRFGAQGDGISLNTQPINRAIAETSQKGGGVVLIPAGVWVTGPIELKSNINLHIQRDAILLFTDDFDQYKLVEANWEGQPAWRNQSPISGSNLENIAITGTGIIDGNGGAWRMVKKSKMTASQWKKMVESGGVLNEEKNIWYPSASSLNGSKTKNPSAVVPGKTAADYADVKDFFRPNLLVLNNCKQILLEGVTFQNSPAWNLHPLLCQDLTVRNVMVRNPWYAQNGDGIDIESCKNVLVENSTFDVGDDGICIKSGRDEAGRLRAVPTENVIIRNNVVYHAHGGFVIGSEMSGGARNIWVYDCSFIGTDIGLRFKTTRGRGGVVENIFIDRISMFDIPGEAILVDMYYEAKDPIPLIGDKQEAVKAVTLPVTEATPQFRNFKIKDVVVNGAEKAIFFRGLPEMNIKGMSLENISIKSKKGIEIIESTDIELKNVKVITPETKPVVHIDNSQNIKFSAFSYPAGSETLFQVSGEKSKNISVSGTDVSKAKQTSDLSPGISKNVIKIAK is encoded by the coding sequence ATGAACAAACCAGTTATATATTTAGGATACCATATGATGATACAGATCAAAACAATAGTATTGGGTTTAAAGTTTGCGCTTCTGGGATGGTTTACACTCTCCTCATACGATTCAGCTCAAGCACAGACAGCTCCTTCTCTACCTAGCATTAAACAAGTCAACATAAAAGCCGATACCATCAGTATTGTACGCTTTGGCGCTCAGGGTGACGGTATTTCACTGAACACGCAACCGATAAACAGGGCCATTGCAGAAACGAGTCAAAAGGGAGGCGGAGTCGTATTAATCCCTGCCGGTGTATGGGTAACAGGTCCGATAGAACTGAAGAGTAATATCAATCTGCATATACAGCGGGATGCTATTCTGCTGTTCACGGATGATTTTGATCAGTATAAATTAGTGGAAGCAAATTGGGAAGGTCAGCCGGCATGGCGTAACCAAAGTCCTATCTCCGGAAGTAATCTTGAAAATATAGCAATCACAGGGACAGGTATTATCGATGGTAACGGTGGTGCATGGCGAATGGTCAAAAAAAGTAAAATGACAGCCTCCCAGTGGAAAAAAATGGTGGAATCCGGCGGGGTACTGAATGAGGAGAAAAATATATGGTATCCTTCAGCAAGTTCGCTGAATGGTTCTAAAACAAAAAATCCAAGTGCTGTGGTACCGGGAAAGACTGCTGCAGACTATGCGGATGTTAAAGATTTTTTCAGACCTAACTTGTTAGTTTTGAACAACTGTAAACAGATTCTTCTTGAAGGAGTCACTTTCCAGAATTCACCGGCATGGAATCTCCATCCCTTACTATGTCAGGATCTGACAGTGCGCAATGTAATGGTCAGAAACCCATGGTATGCACAGAATGGTGACGGGATCGATATTGAGTCCTGCAAAAATGTATTGGTAGAAAACAGCACCTTCGATGTCGGTGATGATGGTATATGCATCAAGTCCGGGCGTGACGAAGCGGGTCGTCTGCGTGCTGTTCCTACGGAAAATGTTATTATCCGCAACAATGTAGTCTATCATGCGCACGGTGGTTTTGTAATCGGAAGTGAAATGAGTGGCGGAGCCCGCAACATCTGGGTATATGACTGTTCATTTATCGGAACAGACATTGGTTTGCGTTTCAAGACAACCCGTGGCCGTGGCGGTGTTGTGGAGAATATTTTTATAGATCGTATCAGCATGTTTGATATTCCGGGAGAAGCTATTCTGGTAGACATGTATTATGAAGCAAAAGATCCTATTCCGTTGATTGGAGACAAACAGGAAGCGGTCAAAGCCGTTACACTTCCGGTCACTGAAGCGACTCCACAATTTCGCAATTTCAAAATCAAAGATGTTGTAGTGAACGGAGCCGAAAAAGCAATTTTCTTCAGAGGTTTACCGGAGATGAACATCAAGGGAATGAGTCTGGAAAATATTTCTATCAAGTCAAAAAAAGGAATTGAGATCATTGAATCGACAGATATAGAGCTGAAAAATGTAAAGGTTATCACACCTGAAACGAAACCGGTCGTGCATATTGACAATAGCCAGAACATCAAATTTTCGGCATTCAGTTATCCTGCCGGTTCAGAAACACTATTTCAGGTCTCCGGCGAGAAAAGCAAAAATATCAGCGTCTCAGGTACAGATGTATCTAAAGCCAAGCAGACATCAGATCTTAGTCCAGGTATATCTAAAAACGTAATCAAAATAGCTAAATAG